The genomic DNA aggagacacaaacatgacacggaacaatctaaaagtagtgagacaaaaatgaatattatcaacaacagtatcaatattagtaacaatttcaacatagcagtgattaaaaatccctcattgacattatcattgaaaacattaatttaaaaaaaaaatacaaaaaatgaacaatagtgtcacagtggcttacacttgcatcgcatctcataaactaaatgtctaatgataatgtcaatgagggatttttaatcactgctatgttgaaattgtaactaatattgatactgttgttgatactattcatttttgtttcactacttttagattgttccgtgtagagatgtccgataatatcggcctgtggatattatcggccgatatatgcgttaaaatgtaatatcggaaattatcggtatcgtttttttaattatcggtatcgtttttttgttttgtttttttttgttttgttttaattaaatccacataaaaaacacaatatacacttacaattagtgcaccaagccaaaaaacctccctcccccatttacactcattcacacaaaagggttgtttctttctgttattaatattctgcttcctacattatatatcaatatatatcaatacagtctgcaagggatacagtccgtaagcacacatgattgtgcgtgctgctgctccactaatagtactaacctttaacagttaattttactcattttcattcattactagtttctatgtgactgtttttatattgttgtactttcttttttattcaagaaaatgtttttaatttatttatcttattttactcatttttaaaaaaagtaccttatgttcaccatacctggttgtccaaattaggcataataatgtgttaaatccacgactgtatatatcggttgatatcggtatcggtaattaaagagttggacaatatcgggatatcggatatcggcaaaaagccattattggacatccctagttccgtgtcatgtttgtgtctcctctcaattgctctgtttattgcagttctgagtgttgctgggtcgggtttggttttggaataggattgcattgttatggtattgctgtgtattgttttgttggattgattaattaaaaaaaaaaattaaaaaaaattaaaaaaatctatttttttaaaaatgagaatcgattctgaattgcacaacgtgagaatcgcgattcgaattcgaatcgattttttcccacacccctaatggtaaccaaactcagagatgtcacaaacaggaactaaaagagtccaaagctaacagaaaataacaaaaacacggatcatgacactagaATATCAATGCCAAAAGTTTTAACTCATAtaaaattgttagtttttttactcgccAATTGTTGGGCGTGAGTAAAAaacgtgtgtttttgtttgtatttccGCCGCACAGCACTCAAGCAAAGCGTCTTTGCAACGTTGACACCTTGCTTCTCGTCGACATCTTTCTCCTTCCAGATGGTTCTGCTGGCGCGGTGCGAGGGCCACTGCAGCTGGACCACGCGCTCCGACCCGCTCATCTCCTTCAGCTCGGTGCTGAAGCAGCCCTTCAAGAGCACCTGCTCCTGCTGCCGGCCGCACACCTCCAAGCTCAAGGCGGTGCGGCTGCGCTGCGCCGGCGGCACACGCATCACCGCCACCTACAGATACATCCTGGCCTGCAACTGCGAGGAGTGCAGCTAAAGCTAAGCTCATTCTCCGCCGCGTAGAAccattttttttccccttcttaaCCCGACATGTGCCGGATGTTTACCGGAGCACACCTGCACCGCCTCCCTCTCTCGCCCAGTAACATTTGACACGCTCCTCCGCAGGGTTTTTTTTGGCGAGGTGGTCAGGTGGACTATAAAAAGATGGCGGCGGTGGCGTCAGACCGTGTGAGGCGTTTCTTCAATGTGGTCTATTTGAATCTCCTGTAATATCACGCTGGATTTATGCAAgcttctctcgctctctctctgggAGGAAACTTTTCTAGTCCTCCTCCAAGAATAACACAATCTCACACTGACTCACTGGCACCCCCGGGGTCAAATCTTGGAGCCATCACGTGAAGTCACGGCCGGTTTATTCTGTCC from Entelurus aequoreus isolate RoL-2023_Sb linkage group LG10, RoL_Eaeq_v1.1, whole genome shotgun sequence includes the following:
- the ndp gene encoding norrin — protein: MMVPSSGLLLVLMCCPLLGLVQSASGNKASDNKLGESDPQRCMRHHFVETIAHPIYKCNSKMVLLARCEGHCSWTTRSDPLISFSSVLKQPFKSTCSCCRPHTSKLKAVRLRCAGGTRITATYRYILACNCEECS